The Lycium ferocissimum isolate CSIRO_LF1 chromosome 8, AGI_CSIRO_Lferr_CH_V1, whole genome shotgun sequence DNA segment ATACGAAGGCATCTTGAGCACCGTCAAAATTAAGCACTAGAAAAATGAAATACCATAAGAGGGACCGCATGTGTACAGAACAAAACACTTCAATAGCTCCCAAGAGTCCAACAACGGTGCATTTTGCGACCAAACTCTTTACTGTTCGACAAGTTGCAGATGCTGGTGCGTGTATATCAGACCATGACAATTAAAattagagaaaagaaaataattaagacACGCAAGACTGGAAACCAAAAGGCATTCAAAAAGAAAGTGATGTAAAGACAACCCCTCGTAATTTGGGCAACCACCATTCTCAAGATGAATTCAAAGTGAAATATACAAGTTTGCCGTTTTACCCCCTTTATTATGAGACATAACAGAGCGTCAAGGGTGGGTGTTTGGCAAGTAAAGCCTTAGCTCCATGTCTTCCCTATCACAATTCCGGATTGcatataaaaaacaaaaaccagAAAATCCTGGACCCCTTGGTCCTCCCAGAAAAAAATCCAAAGTGTCACAGAAACTTAAATTATTTCTGTAGTTATCGACGAAGATAATGAAAGAAAGTCACAGGAGTTCATAATCTAAGCTGCAGATTCCTTGGCAATCTTCTCTGCCTTGGCAATGACTTCATCGATTCCACCAACCATATAGAATGACTGTTCTGAAAGGTCATCGTATTTTCCATCCAAGACTCCCTGGAAAAATCaattacaaaaagaaataaTCAGCAAATTGAATCACTCGCTGAATATGCACAAGATAGCAGAAGTTATCATCTCAGATAAACTTCACCAAACGTGGGGGGAGAATTAGTAGGGAGGAAGAGACTTAATTGATAAAGCATCACCTCTTAAACTTGCTGACGAGGTGGACGAAGCAATAGGAGGAATAACGTGTAACAAAAGGTTtagcaaaagaaaaattctttgCATGGTAGACTACCCCAGGTATAGGAAGGCTTTAAGATCAAAATgacaatttcttttttgatGATTTCTAACTTCTAACCAACCATAATATCTTACAACAAGATTCTAAATTGAGATTCATTACCTGGAAACTGTTGATGCTCTCCTTCAAGTCAACATATTTTCCAGGAGCACCCGTGAAGACTTCGGCAACATGGAAAGGCTGACTAAGGAATCTTTGGATCTTACGTGCACGGGCAACAGTCATCTTATCATCTTCACTAAGCTCATCCATACCCAAAATGGCAATAATATCTTGAAGATTCTTGTAGTTCTGAAGAACTTTCTGTACCCCACGAGcagtattgtaatgatcttctCCCAAAATGTGAGGTGACAGCATACGGGATGTAGAATCAAGTGGATCGACAGCAGGATAAATACCAAGCTCAGAAATCTGGTATCCAAAATATATGAAGTCAGAAAATTTAGCATAACTTTACAAGGGATGAAAAATAGAATTGGATGGCATCATACTTGACGGGACAAGACAGTTGTGGCATCCAAGTGAGCAAAGGTAGTTGCAGGGGCGGGATCTGTCAAATCATCAGCAGGCACATAGATAGCCTGGACAGAAGTAATAGAACCTTTCTTGGTTGTAGTGATACGCTCTTGAAGACCTCCAAGATCGGTAGCTAAAGTTGGTTGATAACCGACAGCAGATGGGATACGACCAAGCAAAGCAGAGACCTCTGAGTTAGCCTGTTTTGATACAAAAACATCTAGTTTAGCAAGGGTAGAATtgtataaaaataagaaaacttcAGCAATCATAGGCAAGCCAACCTGGGTAAATCTGAAAATGTTGTCAATAAAGAGAAGCACATCCTGCCCCTCAGCATCTCTAAAGTGCTCAGCCACAGTCAATCCTGTCAGACCAACACGGGCACGAGCACCAGGGGGCTCATTCATTTGACCATATACAAGAGCGCACTTGCTTTCACTCTAATCAAGCCAATAAGACAAAATGTCAATAACAATGGGATAACGCTGTGGACAAAAGGGGTTATATCAACTAATTCTGATTAAATAggacacttacttgcttttcgcCTAGCTTAATAACACCACTTTCCATCATTTCCCTGTACAAATCGTTACCCTCACGAGTGCGTTCACCCACACCAGCAAAGACAGAGAAACCACCTGAAAAAGAGTTGAACACATTCAGACATTCAGATAAGTTTCACTCTGATTTATATTTGAACTAATAGTAAGGAATCTCAGAGGCAGCACTAACCATGTGCTTTTGCAACATTGTTAATCAATTCCATAATAAGCACAGTCTTCCCCACACCAGCACCACCAAAAAGCCCAATCTTTCCTCCCCTTTGGTAAGGGGCAAGAAGATCAACAACCTGGTCATACGTCAAGCAGCCATAATGCAATTGGTATTGTCATAACGCCCAATAAAAGTTGCACTTCAGGAACCAATATATGCTCAGAAAATGAAGATACAAACGAGAACACTGAATAAAATTCTCTTGATTAGCATACCTTGATGCCAGTAACAAGAATTTGTTGTTCAGTTGCCTGCTCAACAAAGGCAGGAGCTTCACGATGAATTGGCAAAAAGTGATCGGTTTCTGCAGCAATTTTTAGAGATAGAGATGCCACTTTGAGAACTGTTCACAGAGAGCAAATAAAACAAGGGATAAAGCATTTAGGACTTACTAATTTCGCCTCTCTCATCAATAGGCTCTCCAATGACATTCATAATACGGCCAAGGGTGGACCTACCAACAGGTACCTGCCATGACAAGGAAACCATCATTCCAGCGCAAAATAGTAGTAAGTGAATGGCAAATCGATATACAACCAACATCCCACTGAAAGCAGAACAACAACTGAGACGAAAGAACTACTATTGCACTTCAACCTAAATTAGTTGGGTCGgctataaaaaatttcaaatatccaTTCCTCTCCCTTTTGACTTGTTTCAGTCCCACTACtcaataatttttcatttagagGAGCAAACAGAAGAAAGACAACAAAAATGTTAAAACTGAACTCACTCATAAAAGGCAATGACAAATAAGTAAGAAAAGACTATGATCCCTGGAGGAGGAGGACAAACAAAACATTTTTAGAGAACATCCATGTTGGGAGGAAAAACGAATTGTAGAGCAGGAGTTCTTTTATAATTCGaattggagaaaataagtggaataattttatttttcacatcTTCAAAGTGAATTTCTTTCCGTAATACAGTGGCAAATTCGTGCATCAATTGAAGCAATGAACAGCATCCCATTTGATTGCGAATAAACACGAGTAACTCCATAAAACGATAGAGGTCCATTTAGTGCAGGTTACTCCTTACAATATACAGTTTTTACAAGGAAACCAGTATCTTTCCACAAATTAGGATCCAATCAAACACATACTACTACATTCCGGAGCAAACAAATGTCCTTGACAGTTGCATAATCCTAAGAAAACCTATATGCCATAGACCCTGCTCCATTTACAGATTTACAGCTTCCAAAGACTCCAATTTATATGGAAATAATAGCGCTATGATTAATCAACCAAACCACATATCTAGATCAATAACATATTTCAACCAATTTCATTAAAACATCATAATAAAACCACAGATcttttagaatcatcaaataaaATCGCTTTCTAGCCACTACAGAAAATAGATCACTCTCACATTGCCAAACTCCTGAATTCCAAAATGAGACTTTTCGTCGTTACATAAGGATGTATTTTAAGgatacgatacaataaaatttaagaaacaatctactaacaacacaatacaatacaaaaATCCAAAACAAGCTGTAAAACAAAGATCTTTTCAGATTTACTCACAGTGATAGGAGTGATCGCATAGTTACCTTATTTTTCCTCATTTTGTGTTTACTTATTATCTAATAAATCGTATTTTATCCGTTAGCCTACATTTTTCTAGTAGATCTACGACGTACCATTATATGACGACTGGAATATGTaataaccatccaaacagagtgtAATTGAGTGAAAGGAAACAAGTTGAAGATTACTCACAGTGATAGGAGATCCAGTGTTAAGTACGCGTTGACCACGTACAAGACCTTCAGTACCATCCATAGCAATAGTCCTAACCATATTCTCACCCAAATGTTGAGCAACCTCAAGCACAAGCCGGATCTGGTTATCCAGTACCTCAAGAGCCGTAAGGATCGGAGGTAAACCTTCATCAAATTCAAATATACAGTAACATAACACATTAGTAGTTGCGCGATGAAATGGTTAATAATTAcggtaaatttgaaatattcACAAGCAAAAGGATCAAAAGCAGTAAGGATTGGAGGTAAACCTGAGTAACATCACAAACTTAGCATACATGTTAGTAATTAAGCGATGAAATGGTTAATAATTACAGTAAATTTTTGAATATTCACAGCAAAAGGATCAAAAGCTGTAAGGATCTGAGGTAAACCTTCATCAAATATAGCGTACCATCATATATTAGTAATTAAGCGATGAAATGGTTAATAATTACGGTAAATTTTTCAATATTCACAGCAAAAGGATCAAAATCAGTAAGGATCTGAGGTAAACCTTCATCCAATATAGTGTACCATCATAGATTAGTAATTAAGCGATGAAATGGTTAATAATTACGGTAAATTTTTTAacattcacaaacaaaaggatcaaAAGCAGTAAGGATCGGAGTTAAACCTTCATCAAATCTCACATCAACAACAGCACCAATAACTTGACACACTTTTCCGATCGAACCAGCACCAGTGAACTCATCGGTGATCTTTCCGGTAGGTTCATTACCGGATGTTTTAGGAGGAGTCGCCGACTTATCGGATGGAGCAGCGGCGTTGGTAGCGTATTTAGCCACACGGTTTAAGAGGAAACCTTTAGGGGAGGCGCGTGAGGTGGCGCGTGGGATGGAATTTGCTAATGGAGATCTGGAAATGGCGGCGCCGCCGTTGCGACGGGCGGTTGATCGGAGAAGAGAGGCTAGAAGCCTCCGAGAAGACATGGTTGTGGTTAGGGTTTGTTTGGTCTGTAGAGAGAGAAAGGTGAgtgtagagagagaaagagagagtgCTAGGGTTAGTGAAAATGAATAGAGAGACTTTTATCTGTAGAGTGATAGGCTGTAGTGTGAGAGTGAATCTGACCTCTTCTTTGCGTTTTGATTTTTTACTGTGTTGGGAAAACAAACGAGGGGCctttgaattttccttttttcacttactttttaaaaagtaatGCTTACTATTTggagttgaaaagaaaaattccCCAACTTTTGGGCCAATCGGATGGTATACTGTTCACTTGTTTGGTTAGGATTAAATTAGGGAGAAGTATTAAAACTTCTCCTACTTTCCCAAAATTCTTATAACACTCCAACTGCGCGGGAGTCCATGACCCCctggactatttttttgtgtattattgagggtattatTGGGTGCGTGGACAAAAAGTGAGTCCTCAATATTGGGTATTATTGAGTCCACGTCACCAataataccctcaataatacacaaaaaaatagtcgAGGGGGGTAGGACTCATGaaagttggagtgtgttatagcaatttcggccaaagttagagtgtgttttgaacacttTTTCCATTAAATTAAATGAGATTTAATTTATTCtctgttaaaaaaattaaaaaaaaaaaacaaagatttaTCATACTTTTTGGTTAAGCTTAGTGTGTTAGTTTAAGCAGTTATTTAATCTGAATATGTTTTAAGATATTGAACAAAGTGTTAATATcattaaaaagtattttttgtgtAGATAATTTTTATTGGTACTCTACCCACAATCACCAGCCGCCGTCGCTAACCAGATTTGCCCTCACAACCATTACCATCATTGTCAACCACCGCTGCCATCGCAAATCACTAGCCATCACCACTAACCATCTCTGCCATCACAACCACGATTGGTAGTCGCTATCACACCTGCCACTTCTATCATTATAATTATATCCACTGCACTACCATCGTTGTCACCGTCATCGCCACCTCCGCTACAACTATCGGTCACTATGACTACAACGATCAACTCCTACTCCCAACCACCTCCATCATCACAATTAGCATTGTCGCCAACTGCTGCAAACATCATTGTCAGCCACCACACATTcttcaaccaccaccaccaacattGCCAGCTACTTACATCAACCAACTCCACCATCACAATCACCATCACGACTACCAACCACTACAATCGCACCAGTCACGACAATACCAACCACCTCCACCATCACAACTATTACCTCCAGCACCACTGCAAACCATCTACATTATCACTATCGAACATAAAtgcttcatttttttaatcaaattatattattaaatttatatttttctaatgtttaatatatttttttatttaaatcttatactattatgtttaaaataaataaataatgcacattcaaatatttaaaacataaacaatcttaatcattcaatacatatcTAGAgataacatcttaatcattcagatttAGATGTCTTAATCTTAATGCAAACAAATAAGGCACGTATTCAGATGTCTTAATGCAAACAAATAAGGCACTTGATTCAGATATCTTAATCTTAATGCAAACAAATAAGGCCTAAGattgtatatataatgtaaattTGTTGATCACTTCTTTATTTAACTAACCATCTGGACTCATTTTACATTTATCTCAAGAAAAAGTAAGCAAGCAAGGCCAAATTGTTTAAAAATAGGAGGGGCTTTGTTTGAATTTTAAAGTCCTAAGGGGAGTTAAGTTaattaaaggaaaaacaaagaaaaagagaatgtcaaaaaaagagaaaaagaattaaataaacaaaaaaattccCGGGAAGCGGTTAATAGAGCAAAGAGGAAACCATTTTTAACAATATACAAACaatctgtcaaaattttgtAGAAGAATTTTTCAATTTGTGTATAATCATGGAGAATAAGgtgttttttttctccttttaaatTTGACgccaaaattccattttttaaaacaacTTGGAAATAGAAAATGAACTGAAAAAATTAGGTGGGGTTTGGGTGTGTTCGgcatggaggaaaatgttttcctagaaaataagtaaatttccacttattttctcatgttcgtttggataatggaaaataaggaaattttttatttattttctcatgttcatttggttgatagaaaatatttttcggaaaatactCATCCAAGCCtcaccaactccaacccaacttcatacccccACCCACACCCCACTCCCACCCACCCACCTACGCTCCACCCCCctccaaaataaaaaatcttttgattttttttttttttgtgtgtttttgcacacccaaccccaaccctcaccaactccaacccaaccCCATACCCCAACCCCCACGCCACTCCCACCCACCCCTACGCCCCCAGcccccttcattttttttatttttttttgcaccccaaCCCCAACCACTCCCGTAACCCATACATCACCCCTCCCTCCCACcctacaccccccccccccccccccctcccaacaacatttttttttgaagttttttaatttttttctgaattttctaCACGACCACATCCCCCATCACCCCGCTCCCCTCTTGCGTGGaacccataccacaccaacaACCCCCATCCCCCCTAAccccaatattttttttttgaagttttttattGTCTTTTGCAGGTTTCTATACCCCTAGAAACCCCctaccacaaaaaaaaaaaaaaaaaaaaaaaaaaaacttttcaccacccacccccaccccccacccccaataCCTCATCACCCCCtccaaaagttttaatttttaaccatgcaaacattcaatttttataattgtcaacctttttttcaatttttttttagggggggtggggtggggtgcaaaaaaccaaagcaaatgtcaaaacttttttttcaaaaaaaatattttttttgggggagggggtagggtgcgggggggtgggggttggggtgcaaaaaaccaaaaagaatgtcaaaattttttttccaaaaatattacaGTAATTTTTTTTGCCAGGGGGGtaggggtgcaaaaaaaaaaaagttaaaacttttttcttcaaaaaaaataattttttttgtgagggggggggggggagggtacGGTAAGGGGTGGGTGGGGTTGGaggtgcaaaaaatcaaaaataatgtcaaaacttttttttcgaaaaatttttatttttgagggGGGGGGATGGGGTGGTGCGTGGGGGTGGGTGGGAGTGGGGCTGGTGGGGTGGGTGAGGGGTTGGGAGTGGTTGGGGTTGGGTTGAGTGGTGGTAGGGTGGTTGGTGGAATGAACTTGTGAATTTGTTTTCGctacttttattagggaagtcattttccccaATTTTGTGGAAAATGTTGtccaaaagaaaatattttctaaattttttgaccaaacgaacatgagaaaattggaaaatattttccttcataccgaacacaccctttgTTCAAACATGATGAAGTTACATTCTGTCGAGTTTCCAATTTTCTAAAACGTGTTTTATTGGGTATTTGTTGTCGAAATTCAGAATAGAATGcctccgattttttttttcttttttttcttctcttgctCTTTTTTCTCCCAACAATTCCTTTTTGCTaggctattttttatttttgttttgtatggtgttggccTGAGATGAATTTAAGCGGCGGAATATGGTTGttgagcatatgtatataaccGAACCCAACTTATTTGAGACTGAGACATAGcaattgttgttattgatgggTTAAGAGCCCGTTTGAATTGTcttattttaagtgtttttaaGCCATTTTATAGTGTttgaataaagtaaaaaaagtgttattaagtacttatttttaagcTAAAGTGACAAAAATAAGCCAGAAGTCAAAAGCTAAAATTTCTAACTTATGGCTTATGCTTAAAAGtcacttaaaataagctcatCCAAACGGACTCTGaggctatttttatttttgttttgtataGTGTTGGGCTAGAATTTAAGTGGAGAAATATGGTCCGTGAGCATATGCGTGTAACCGACCTCAACTTGTTTAAGAATGAGATATAgcaattgttgttgataatgatttcaAGAAAGGGTCGATGGGTAAAAATATATGTTGGATAGGAAATTCGTCGTTGGGAAAATATTCTAATTTGGCACCTAAAAATATGAATACAAGGGCGTTTTGTATCTGTAGCACTATGTTCAACCACGAGTCTTACAACATTGCGTGTAGCATCCCCTTTGGGAGGATACCACTTATgaaacaaaagctaatttcacacttacaatgtttagaagaaatttatgccaaaagatattcacaaaaatatttaatagcggAAGTAGGCCCATGCGAAAAAGGGTTGAAAGTGCGACATTTTTTTTCCCATTATACCCTCCGAAAAATTTCTTAGATGAAATATAGTGTCAGAGTATCAATTTAAAATGGTAATGCCCTTCTCAAATAGTCAATACATTTaaaaaactttattttgaaattatattttcaaatcaacaccacTACAGGTCCATAAGATACACGAAACCTAAACTTGCGATTATCACAGAGAACTAGtatcttcctttgtacataattacaagGCAAAATGTAAACCAAGACATCGGCATGACTGGGTTGAAAGCACACCCTAAAATAGCAAAATAAGTCACCAAGTTCAAGCTACAAGCATATGGTCTTGTGTCTAACAAGCgtccaaaatttcatacataagtgttacatatggatcatgtacaagtcccTAAAATTTTGTAAGACCCAGATGCATATGCAAATTTGATCTTCACTAAGGCTCCCAAAAAGTCTACtccaaatggtcatctttaaaTCTCTTCCCGTACAATACCtacgatagaaaacaactatcgctaagcataaagcttagtagtgtataaactttgggctttgagccattagattctccaattcccttatCCGTCGTAGGTAGCTCaatgagataaaaataaatcaagtaacCAAGTATATCGAAAGTATCAAATACCAAAACTTGAAGAGTTTCAAAATATCGATATCAATATTCGAAGgctcaagtgtcaagaaagcttataattcaattcaagagagtttgtcaaataaccaatttcgcccaatatgtacgtcatgccatcacaccaagcacgatcaatatcaagatggaccgaagccccaaatcaagaagggtcgtcacccaataatcaagagccatgttgaaaATGGCTTTCCACTA contains these protein-coding regions:
- the LOC132067579 gene encoding ATP synthase subunit beta, mitochondrial, producing the protein MSSRRLLASLLRSTARRNGGAAISRSPLANSIPRATSRASPKGFLLNRVAKYATNAAAPSDKSATPPKTSGNEPTGKITDEFTGAGSIGKVCQVIGAVVDVRFDEGLPPILTALEVLDNQIRLVLEVAQHLGENMVRTIAMDGTEGLVRGQRVLNTGSPITVPVGRSTLGRIMNVIGEPIDERGEIKTDHFLPIHREAPAFVEQATEQQILVTGIKVVDLLAPYQRGGKIGLFGGAGVGKTVLIMELINNVAKAHGGFSVFAGVGERTREGNDLYREMMESGVIKLGEKQSESKCALVYGQMNEPPGARARVGLTGLTVAEHFRDAEGQDVLLFIDNIFRFTQANSEVSALLGRIPSAVGYQPTLATDLGGLQERITTTKKGSITSVQAIYVPADDLTDPAPATTFAHLDATTVLSRQISELGIYPAVDPLDSTSRMLSPHILGEDHYNTARGVQKVLQNYKNLQDIIAILGMDELSEDDKMTVARARKIQRFLSQPFHVAEVFTGAPGKYVDLKESINSFQGVLDGKYDDLSEQSFYMVGGIDEVIAKAEKIAKESAA